From Saimiri boliviensis isolate mSaiBol1 chromosome 9, mSaiBol1.pri, whole genome shotgun sequence, a single genomic window includes:
- the ADNP gene encoding activity-dependent neuroprotector homeobox protein isoform X1, which translates to MFQLPVNNLGSLRKARKTVKKILSDIGLEYCKEHIEDFKQFEPNDFYLKNTTWEDVGLWDPSLTKNQDYRTKPFCCSACPFSSKFFSAYKSHFRNVHSEDFENRILLNCPYCTFNADKKTLETHIKIFHAPNASAPSSSLSTFKDKNKNDGLKPKQADSVEQAVYYCKKCTYRDPLYEIVRKHIYREHFQHVAAPYIAKAGEKSLNGAVPLGSNAREESSIHCKRCLFMPKSYEALVQHVIEDHERIGYQVTAMIGHTNVVVPRSKPLMLIAPKPQDKKSMGLPPRIGSLASGNVRSLPSQQMVNRLSIPKPNLNSAGVNMMSNVHLQQNNYGVKSVGQGYSVGQSMRLGLGGNAPVSIPQQSQSVKQLLPSGNGRSYGLGSEQRSQAPARYSLQSANASSLSSGQLKSPSLSQSQASRVLGQSSSKPTAAATGPPPGNTSSTQKWKICTICNELFPENVYSVHFEKEHKAEKVPAVANYIMKIHNFTSKCLYCNRYLPTDTLLNHMLIHGLSCPYCRSTFNDVEKMAAHMRMVHIDEEMGPKTDSTLSFDLTLQQGSHTNIHLLVTTYNLRDAPAESVAYHAQNNPPVPPKPQPKVQEKADIPVKSSPQAAVPYKKDVGKTLCPLCFSILKGPISDALAHHLRERHQVIQTVHPVEKKLTYKCIHCLGVYTSNMTASTITLHLVHCRGVGKTQNGQDKTNAPSRLNQSPSLAPVKRTYEQMEFPLLKKRKLDDDSDSPSCFEEKPEEPVVLALDPKGHEDDSYEARKSFLTKYFNKQPYPTRREIEKLAASLWLWKSDIASHFSNKRKKCVRDCEKYKPGVLLGFNMKELNKVKHEMDFDAEWLFENHDEKDSRVNASKTADKKLNLGKEDDSSSDSFENLEEESNESGSPFEPVFEVEPKIPNENPEEHVLKVIPEDALEPEEKLDQKEEDGSKYETLRLTEEPTKLLHNASDSEVDQDDVVEWKDGASPSESGPGSQQVSDFEDNTCEMKPGTWSDESSQSEDARSSKPAAKKKATMQGDREQLKWKNSSYGKVEGFWSKDQSQWKNASENDERLSNPQIEWQNSTIDSEDGEQFDSMTDGVAEPMHGSLAGVKLSSQQA; encoded by the coding sequence GACTATCGGACAAAACCTTTCTGCTGCAGCGCTTGTCCATTTTCCTCAAAATTCTTCTCTGCCTACAAAAGTCATTTCCGAAATGTGCATAGTGAAGACTTTGAAAACAGGATTCTCCTTAATTGCCCCTACTGTACCTTCAATGCAGACAAAAAGACTTTGGAAacacacattaaaatatttcatgctccAAACGCCAGCGCACCAAGTAGCAGCCTCAGCACtttcaaagataaaaacaaaaatgatggcCTTAAACCTAAGCAGGCTGACAGTGTAGAGCAAGCTGTTTATTACTGTAAGAAGTGCACTTACCGAGATCCTCTTTACGAAATAGTTAGGAAGCACATTTACAGGGAACATTTTCAGCACGTGGCAGCACCTTACATagcaaaggcaggagaaaaatCACTCAATGGCGCAGTCCCCTTAGGCTCAAATGCCCGAGAAGAGAGTAGTATTCACTGCAAGCGATGCCTTTTCATGCCAAAGTCCTATGAAGCTTTGGTACAGCATGTCATCGAAGACCACGAACGTATTGGCTATCAGGTCACTGCCATGATTGGGCACACAAATGTAGTGGTTCCCCGATCCAAACCCTTGATGCTAATTGCTCCCAAACCTCAAGACAAGAAGAGTATGGGACTCCCACCAAGAATTGGTTCCCTTGCTTCTGGAAATGTCCGGTCTTTACCATCACAGCAGATGGTGAATCGACTCTCAATACCAAAGCCTAACTTAAATTCTGCAGGAGTCAACATGATGTCCAATGTTCACCTACAGCAGAACAACTATGGAGTCAAATCTGTAGGTCAGGGTTACAGTGTTGGTCAGTCAATGAGACTGGGTCTAGGGGGCAATGCACCAGTTTCCATTCCTCAACAATCTCAGTCTGTAAAGCAGTTACTTCCAAGTGGAAACGGAAGGTCTTACGGGCTTGGGTCAGAGCAGAGGTCCCAGGCACCAGCAAGATACTCCCTGCAGTCTGCCAATGCCTCTTCTCTCTCATCAGGCCAGTTAAagtctccttccctctcccagtCGCAGGCTTCCAGAGTGTTAGGTCAGTCCAGTTCCAAACCTACTGCAGCTGCCACAGGCCCTCCCCCAGGTAACACTTCCTCAACTCAAAAGTGGAAAATATGTACAATCTGTAATGAGCTTTTTCCTGAAAATGTCTATAGTGTGCACTTCGAAAAAGAACATAAAGCTGAGAAAGTCCCAGCAGTAGCCAACTACATTATGAAAATACACAATTTTACTAGCAAATGCCTGTACTGTAATCGCTATTTGCCCACAGATACTCTGCTCAACCATATGTTAATTCATGGTCTGTCTTGTCCATATTGCCGTTCAACTTTCAATGATGTGGAAAAGATGGCCGCGCACATGCGGATGGTTCACATTGATGAAGAGATGGGACCCAAAACAGATTCTACTTTGAGTTTTGATTTGACATTGCAGCAGGGCAGTCACACTAACATCCATCTCCTGGTAACCACGTACAACCTGAGAGATGCCCCAGCTGAATCTGTTGCCTACCATGCCCAAAATAACCCTCCAGTTCCTCCAAAGCCACAGCCAAAAGTTCAGGAGAAGGCAGATATCCCTGTTAAAAGTTCACCTCAAGCTGCAGTGCCCTATAAAAAAGATGTTGGGAAAACCCTTTGTCCTCTCTGCTTTTCGATCCTAAAAGGACCCATATCAGATGCACTTGCACATCACCTACGAGAGAGGCACCAGGTGATTCAGACGGTTCATCCAGTTGAGAAAAAGCTCACCTACAAATGTATCCATTGCCTTGGTGTGTATACCAGCAACATGACCGCCTCGACTATCACTCTGCATCTAGTTCACTGCAGGGGAGTTGGAAAGACCCAGAACGGCCAGGATAAGACAAATGCACCCTCTCGGCTTAATCAGTCTCCCAGCCTGGCACCTGTGAAGCGCACTTACGAGCAAATGGAATTTCCCTTACTGAAAAAACGGAAGTTAGATGATGATAGTGATTCACCCAGCTGCTTTGAAGAGAAGCCTGAAGAGCCTGTCGTTTTAGCTTTAGACCCCAAGGGTCATGAAGATGATTCCTATGAAGCCAGGAAAAGCTTTCTAACAAAGTATTTTAACAAGCAACCCTATCCCACCAGGAGAGAAATTGAGAAGCTAGCAGCCAGTTTATGGTTATGGAAGAGTGACATTGCTTCCCATTTTAGTAACAAAAGGAAGAAGTGTGTCCGTGATTGTGAAAAGTACAAGCCCGGCGTGTTGCTGGGCTTTAACatgaaagaattaaataaagTCAAGCATGAGATGGACTTTGATGCTGAGTGGCTATTTGAAAATCATGATGAGAAGGATTCCAGAGTCAATGCTAGTAAGACTGCTGACAAAAAGCTCAACCTTGGGAAGGAAGATGACAGTTCCTCAGACAGTTTTGAAAATTTGGAAGAAGAATCCAATGAAAGCGGTAGCCCTTTTGAACCCGTTTTTGAAGTTGAGCCTAAAATCCCTAATGAGAACCCAGAGGAACATGTACTGAAGGTAATTCCCGAGGATGCTTTAGAACCTGAGGAGAAGCTAGACCAAAAAGAGGAGGATGGTTCAAAATACGAAACTCTGCGTTTGACTGAGGAACCAACCAAACTACTACACAACGCTTCCGATAGCGAGGTCGACCAAGACGACGTTGTCGAGTGGAAAGACGGTGCTTCTCCATCTGAGAGTGGGCCTGGGTCCCAGCAAGTGTCAGACTTTGAGGACAATACCTGCGAAATGAAACCAGGAACCTGGTCTGACGAGTCTTCCCAAAGCGAAGATGCAAGGAGCAGTAAGCCAGCTGCTAAAAAAAAGGCTACCATGCAAGGTGACAGAGAGCAGTTGAAATGGAAGAATAGTTCCTATGGAAAAGTTGAAGGGTTTTGGTCCAAGGACCAGTCACAGTGGAAGAATGCATCTGAGAATGATGAGCGCTTATCTAACCCCCAGATTGAGTGGCAGAATAGCACAATTGACAGTGAGGATGGGGAGCAGTTTGACAGCATGACTGACGGAGTAGCTGAGCCGATGCATGGCAGCTTAGCTGGAGTTAAACTGAGCAGCCAGCAGGCCTGA